In Thermotoga sp. KOL6, the DNA window TTGCCAAAAACATAGCAGACAACGTGGCTCACAAGTTGAAGACTTTAGCTGGGTGCGAGAAATTGAACATAACTGTTCATGTGGTAGGAATCAAGTGAAACGGAGGTAGAGAACTTGAAAAAGATCACAGGAAGATTCTTAAAAACGATTATCAAAAAAGCGACGGAGAATCTCCTAAAACATAAAGATGAAATCAATGCTTTGAATGTGTTTCCGGTTCCCGACGGGGACACGGGTTCCAACATGTCCTCTACCATGTTGGAAGCGTGTAAATATATTGACAACACTGATTCCGAAAATCTCACAGAAGTGTGGAGGGCCATCAAAGAAGGAGCCTTGATGGGAGCTCGGGGGAATTCAGGAGTCATTCTTTCGCAGATATTGAGAGGAATGGCAGATGCGTCTCCGGAAGATTTTATCACCCCACGGGATGTCGTAAGAATGATATCCAACGCCCGAAAAATTGCTTACAGTGCCGTTATGAGACCTGTGGAAGGTACGATGTTGACAGTCATAAGAGAACTCGATGAAAAGCTAAAGAACAAATCTTTTGAAACCTTTGAGGAGTTGTTCGATTGGATCGTTGAAACGGTGAAAGATACTGTGAGTAAAACTCCTCGCATGCTTCCGAAACTCAAAGAAGCGGGGGTTGTGGATGCAGGTGCGAAGGGACTTTATTACATCTTCGAAGGAATGAGAGACGCTATAAAAGGCGATATTGAAGTGAACCTGGAGCAAGTGGAACAAGCGTCCGTCGAAGAACTTCAAAAAATGGCTCTCGAAGAGATTACAAATCAATACTGTACAGAAGTAGCAGTCAGGAGAAACCGGGTGTTTGAAAAATCTGAATTGGAACATTTTCTAAATGAGATAGGTGATTCAGTTGTTCTTGTCGAACAGGATGACCTTTTTAGGCTTCACGTTCACACGAACCATCCCGGTCAAGTCTTAGAAAAGGTCTTGGAGTTCGGTGAAATAGTGAAAGTGAAGATAGATAACATGAAACTTCAACATGAACACATTATCTCGGCCCAAATCGAAAAAGAAGTTGGAGTCGTAGCGGTTTCTCCGGGGAGAGGCATTTCAGAGATTTTGAAGGGTTTGGGGGTAGACGTCGTTGTGCCAGGTGGACAAACCATGAACCCTAGTTTCGCTGACTTGAAAACTGCAGTTGAACAAACGCACGCCAAAGTTGTTTTTCTGTTTCCAAACAATGCAAATGTTCTTCTCACGGCAAAACAAGTGGCAGAAACTATCGATGATCGAGAGGTAATCGTCATTCCAACCTCTTACGTTCAAGAATGCGTAGCTGCGATGATAGAGTACGATCCAGATGAAGAACCCTCCGATCTTGTGAAGAGATTCGAGGAAGCTATAAATCAATGTGTTCCTATTTCCATAACTAAAGCTGTAAGAGATTCTAAATACGGAAGAAAACGTATAAAGAAAGGAGAATACCTCGTCTTTGTGAAAAAAGAACTCGCAGCTCATGGATTCGATCTCACTAAGGCTCTAAAAGCTGTTCTGGAAAAAGAAAACGCAAGAGAAAAAGAAATTCTCACAGTCTTTCTCGGAGACAATTACAGAAAGTCTGAACTCGAGTCGATACAGAAGCTTATTGGTGAAGAGTTTCCAAACTTAGATCTCGAAATCCACGAAGGAGAGCAACCACATTATCCGTTTTTGATACTTCTACAATGAGAGGTGACAAGGTATAAAAGCGATCGTGTATCTTCCTTTGGATCCAGACAAGGCAAAGCAGAATAACCTCCCGATAAAACTCCCTATTTTAGTGGAAGATCTTCCTAGAGTAGTGGAAGAGGACCGTATACCCCTCGATGTGATATTGAGGGGATTAGAAGCCCAGTACGAAGTTTCAAAAGATGAATACTACAAGAGTTATTATGTGTTTTTTCTCTACGAAAAATTCAAACGAGCCCTTCGCGAAGGAAACTTGAATGAAGCCGAAAAAATTTTGGAAAAGGCAAGAAGTGTGGAACACGATTATCGCTATCACTTTTACAAAGGGTTACTCCTGAAGCATCGAGGAGATCTGGGAACAGCAGAGGTAGAAATGAAAATTGCCATTTCAATGAACGAGTATTTTGCACCTGCCTATTTTGAACTTGCGAACATCTTAAGTGAAAAGGATGAGACAGAAGATAGCCTTTTGTTTTATGAAAAAGCTTATGAAGTCAACAAAGAATTTCTTTTACCACTTTTGAAAAAAGGAGATATTTTGCTGAAAGAAGGGAGATTGGAAGAAGCCATCGAAGAGTACAAGAGAATAATCGAAAAAGATCCCAACTTTGTAGAAGTTTACGAGAGATTGGGAGTTATATACAATCAACTACAAAGGTTCAAAGAAGCAGAAAAATTTTTTAGAAAGGCTCTAGAGATAGAAGAAAGAGATCATGTGAAGTTCAATCTTTCCTACACTCTCATAAAGCTTGGAAAACTTTTTGAAGCGCTTGGAATCCTGAAAGAATTACACAAAAAAAATCCTGACGATCCAATGGTGGCAAACGAATACGGCCTCCTCCTAAAAACACTTGGGTTGTACGAAGAAGCCCTAGAAGTTTTTGAAGATGCTTACAGCAAACATAAGGATGAAGAAATTTTGAAATACAACTACGCATCTGTTCTCCTGCATTTCGACAAAGGAACGGCTGTATCAATTCTCTCTGAGATTACCGGAGAGCTGAAAGAAAAGGCTGAACACCTTATCTCCCTTGTGGAAAGTAACGTAAAAATTCCACATTACGAAGAATTCGATTGGTTGAAAGATTACCTGTTCGAAGGAACGCTCGACGTGGTTGCTCTAGCAGAAGATTTGAGTTCTTCCAATGAGGAGGTTCAAAACAGGATAGAGAAACTCAGAAAAGGAGATTTTCCCTCTTACGACACAAAAATAGATACTTCTGAGATGCTGGAAACGATTCTGGGAATAATTTTTGTGTCACCAGATATCTTTAAAATGGAGGAGAACGTTGTAAAATTCGTTTCTGCATTCTTTGGAAGTTCAACCATGATTGCCGCATCGGTCGCTCTTGTAAGAGTTGTTCAATATCTTCTAGCATTCGGTGACATATTTGTAGAAGATCTCATGAAAGAGCTGGTCTTTGAAACACAAGATATAAACTGGCAATTCTCATTGAGGCTTTCAAGATTCAGATACACTGACAAATTCGATCTCAACAAATTTTCAGATCTTCTGATAGCACTGCTGCAATCACTCGAACAGGGCACACCCGTTGTGGACGATGAAAGACTAAAATATGTGATGGAAAAATTACACAGGAGGAGGGATGTCGATGTTTGATAAACAAGAGTTCGTATCGAAACTTGTCACAAAAAATGAAACAAAAATCGTTCTGCTTGTGATGGATGGATTAGGAGATATCCCTGTGAATGGAAAAACACCCCTTCAGGCTGCCAACACTCCAAATCTCGACGATCTTGCAAAAGAAAGTGATTTGGGACAAACAATACCCGTTCTTCCAGGCATAACCCCTGGAAGCGGACCAGGCCATCTTTCATTATTCGGATACGACCCTATAAAGTATCAAATCGGAAGAGGTATCCTCGAGGCACTCGGTATAGGCGTGGAAGTTGAT includes these proteins:
- a CDS encoding DAK2 domain-containing protein — encoded protein: MKKITGRFLKTIIKKATENLLKHKDEINALNVFPVPDGDTGSNMSSTMLEACKYIDNTDSENLTEVWRAIKEGALMGARGNSGVILSQILRGMADASPEDFITPRDVVRMISNARKIAYSAVMRPVEGTMLTVIRELDEKLKNKSFETFEELFDWIVETVKDTVSKTPRMLPKLKEAGVVDAGAKGLYYIFEGMRDAIKGDIEVNLEQVEQASVEELQKMALEEITNQYCTEVAVRRNRVFEKSELEHFLNEIGDSVVLVEQDDLFRLHVHTNHPGQVLEKVLEFGEIVKVKIDNMKLQHEHIISAQIEKEVGVVAVSPGRGISEILKGLGVDVVVPGGQTMNPSFADLKTAVEQTHAKVVFLFPNNANVLLTAKQVAETIDDREVIVIPTSYVQECVAAMIEYDPDEEPSDLVKRFEEAINQCVPISITKAVRDSKYGRKRIKKGEYLVFVKKELAAHGFDLTKALKAVLEKENAREKEILTVFLGDNYRKSELESIQKLIGEEFPNLDLEIHEGEQPHYPFLILLQ
- a CDS encoding tetratricopeptide repeat protein, which produces MYLPLDPDKAKQNNLPIKLPILVEDLPRVVEEDRIPLDVILRGLEAQYEVSKDEYYKSYYVFFLYEKFKRALREGNLNEAEKILEKARSVEHDYRYHFYKGLLLKHRGDLGTAEVEMKIAISMNEYFAPAYFELANILSEKDETEDSLLFYEKAYEVNKEFLLPLLKKGDILLKEGRLEEAIEEYKRIIEKDPNFVEVYERLGVIYNQLQRFKEAEKFFRKALEIEERDHVKFNLSYTLIKLGKLFEALGILKELHKKNPDDPMVANEYGLLLKTLGLYEEALEVFEDAYSKHKDEEILKYNYASVLLHFDKGTAVSILSEITGELKEKAEHLISLVESNVKIPHYEEFDWLKDYLFEGTLDVVALAEDLSSSNEEVQNRIEKLRKGDFPSYDTKIDTSEMLETILGIIFVSPDIFKMEENVVKFVSAFFGSSTMIAASVALVRVVQYLLAFGDIFVEDLMKELVFETQDINWQFSLRLSRFRYTDKFDLNKFSDLLIALLQSLEQGTPVVDDERLKYVMEKLHRRRDVDV